One ANME-2 cluster archaeon genomic region harbors:
- a CDS encoding VanZ family protein, translating to MARYLRPVNIFTFFLISSIVYALFIFYLSAQSDVSSHLGFIKKQYLLDILSFLEGSGLGISKEISYFAYNNQDKAMHFILYTGFGILLYLTMHFSRNAQLRRYAVLLALVIGVSYAITDEIHQSFVPGRTSSQADVIADTAGLVFSLIITPCFVAMVRLINKWFRRGHAQ from the coding sequence ATGGCAAGATATCTGCGGCCTGTAAATATTTTCACATTTTTCCTGATATCCAGCATAGTATATGCACTGTTCATATTCTATCTCTCTGCACAAAGTGATGTATCCTCACATCTGGGTTTTATCAAAAAGCAATACCTTCTGGACATTCTCTCCTTTTTAGAAGGGTCCGGATTGGGTATTAGCAAAGAGATCTCGTATTTTGCGTATAACAACCAGGATAAAGCCATGCATTTCATTCTTTACACAGGATTCGGTATCTTACTTTACCTGACTATGCACTTTTCAAGGAACGCTCAATTGCGAAGATATGCTGTATTGCTCGCTCTGGTAATAGGGGTATCATATGCAATAACTGACGAAATACACCAGTCCTTTGTTCCGGGCCGAACCTCATCTCAGGCCGATGTTATAGCAGACACAGCAGGTCTTGTTTTTTCCCTCATCATAACTCCGTGTTTTGTCGCTATGGTAAGATTGATAAACAAATGGTTTCGCAGAGGCCACGCGCAATAG